One genomic window of Psychrobacillus sp. INOP01 includes the following:
- a CDS encoding ribonuclease J, whose translation MSTENNKVSIFALGGINEIGKNMYVIQTDDDIVVIDCGSKFPDETLLGIDLIIQDISYLLENEDKVRALIITHGHEDHIGGIPYFLKQLNIPIYATNLTLGLIEIKLKEHGLLRNTQLFLIDSDSKLRLGTIKTSFFRVSHSIPDCLGIAFHTSQGTIVHTGDFKFDMTPVDEQNPDIHKMAELGQNGVLLLLSESTNAERPGFTPSERKIAEHVEEAFRKAPRKIFISTFASNVHRVQTIVNAAIKTNRKLALLGRSMVNVVSVAMDRGYLNIPEGMLVDQNEINTMNPENIVILCTGSQGEPMAALSRLASSSYRQVEVLPEDTVIFAAGPIPGNEKSITRIIDNLYTLGAHVIYGSGNVTGMHVSGHACQEELKLMLTLMKPKYFIPIHGEYRMLHHHQLLAESVGVERKNIFIIQNGDVVDLVNEKAVQTRSVEAGNVFVDGFGIGDVGEIILRDRKLLSEDGMLVIVTTLSKANGKIISGPDTISRGFVYGPESEGLIHEVNQNVRSTVSKTRDTNRNQRVLKQNIKKSLEKLLYSRTKRKPMILPIIIEV comes from the coding sequence ATGAGCACTGAAAACAATAAAGTATCGATTTTCGCATTAGGTGGAATAAATGAAATTGGGAAAAACATGTATGTCATACAAACGGATGACGATATTGTTGTAATTGATTGTGGGTCTAAATTTCCAGATGAAACTTTACTAGGAATAGATTTAATCATTCAGGACATTTCCTATTTATTGGAGAACGAGGATAAAGTAAGGGCTTTAATCATTACACATGGGCATGAAGATCATATTGGGGGTATTCCCTATTTCCTTAAACAACTTAATATCCCGATATATGCAACCAACTTAACGTTAGGTTTAATTGAAATCAAATTAAAGGAGCATGGATTATTAAGAAATACACAACTATTTTTAATAGACTCGGACTCCAAGCTAAGACTTGGAACAATAAAAACGTCCTTCTTCCGTGTAAGCCATAGTATCCCAGATTGTTTAGGAATTGCTTTTCATACCTCTCAAGGAACAATTGTACATACAGGAGATTTTAAATTTGATATGACACCTGTAGATGAACAGAATCCTGACATTCATAAGATGGCAGAGCTCGGCCAAAATGGCGTATTATTGCTCCTTTCAGAAAGTACTAATGCAGAAAGACCAGGCTTTACTCCATCCGAACGTAAAATTGCTGAGCATGTAGAAGAAGCGTTTAGAAAAGCACCTAGAAAGATTTTCATCTCCACGTTTGCTTCTAATGTACATCGGGTACAAACAATAGTGAATGCAGCTATCAAGACAAATCGGAAACTTGCTTTATTGGGTAGAAGTATGGTCAATGTAGTGTCCGTAGCTATGGATCGAGGATATTTAAATATTCCCGAAGGAATGCTTGTTGATCAAAATGAAATAAATACAATGAATCCTGAAAACATTGTGATATTATGCACGGGAAGTCAAGGAGAACCGATGGCAGCCTTGTCTCGTTTGGCAAGTTCAAGCTACCGTCAAGTTGAGGTACTTCCCGAGGATACAGTGATTTTCGCTGCTGGGCCAATCCCTGGCAATGAAAAGAGCATAACCAGAATTATTGACAATTTATATACGTTAGGTGCCCACGTTATTTATGGTTCCGGTAATGTCACAGGTATGCATGTTTCTGGTCATGCCTGTCAAGAAGAGCTAAAACTTATGCTCACATTGATGAAACCAAAATACTTCATCCCTATCCATGGTGAATATCGGATGCTACATCATCACCAACTTTTAGCAGAATCAGTTGGCGTAGAACGCAAAAATATATTTATCATTCAAAATGGAGATGTAGTAGACCTTGTAAATGAAAAGGCTGTCCAAACAAGAAGCGTTGAAGCTGGAAATGTGTTTGTTGATGGATTTGGTATTGGAGACGTTGGAGAAATTATATTACGTGACAGAAAATTGCTTTCAGAAGATGGGATGTTAGTTATTGTTACTACATTAAGTAAAGCCAATGGCAAAATTATTTCAGGCCCTGATACTATCTCACGTGGATTTGTATATGGACCTGAATCTGAGGGACTTATACATGAAGTCAATCAAAATGTTCGGTCCACCGTGTCAAAAACAAGAGATACAAATAGAAACCAACGAGTTTTGAAGCAAAACATTAAAAAGTCCCTAGAAAAGCTTTTGTATAGTCGCACGAAACGAAAACCTATGATACTTCCTATAATTATTGAAGTGTAA
- a CDS encoding (4Fe-4S)-binding protein, with product MADTEENLVKQGYKQYHGDEIDIYFHPTKCTHAANCIKYLPSVFNVNKKPWIYPNGALREDGKRVVHNCPSDALKFIDKRTVH from the coding sequence GTGGCAGACACAGAAGAAAACTTAGTTAAACAAGGTTATAAACAATATCATGGGGATGAAATAGACATATACTTTCATCCAACAAAATGCACCCATGCTGCAAACTGTATTAAATACCTCCCTTCTGTTTTTAACGTAAACAAAAAGCCCTGGATTTATCCAAATGGTGCACTTAGAGAAGATGGCAAAAGGGTTGTTCATAATTGCCCCAGTGATGCACTAAAATTTATAGATAAAAGAACCGTTCATTAG